The following are from one region of the Paenibacillus antri genome:
- the glmS gene encoding glutamine--fructose-6-phosphate transaminase (isomerizing) — translation MCGIVGYIGKRDVQPILVNGLSKLEYRGYDSAGIAVLEPGGLEVRKAEGRLANLDGKLKTMPVRGTIGIGHTRWATHGGPSDANSHPHTDMSGAFSIVHNGIIENYLEIKEELVRKGVSFASETDTEVIVHLIADLYDGQLVSTVRRVIRKLQGAYSLGVITQHEPDKLVAVRQASPLVIGAGAGENFIASDISAILEHTKDVYILEDGDVATLTLDRIDIVKGDTGEPVDRKLHRIDWDEEQVQKGPYEHYMLKEIHEQPLTLRNTMAGRIDGGNRIVLPEIPLTEQELQRIEKMYIVACGTAYHAGLVGKFAIESLTRIPVEIDIASEFRYRDPIVSDNTLVIVVSQSGETADTIAALQESQRRGAKVLAVTNVAGSTIARQADYVLATKAGPEIAVASTKAYTAQLLAFELLALYFAQTLRTLDDETRSSLVDGIKQLPHQVEKLLANADEIKWFAESILDRRSVFFIGRGLDYAVALEASLKLKEISYIHSEAYAAGELKHGSLALVEEGTPVIALVTHQQLFEKTVSNIKEAKARGARVMGVTVDGNVELLDSVDEACFIPRTHQLFAPILAVVPMQLLSYYTSLALGNDIDKPRNLAKSVTVE, via the coding sequence ATGTGCGGAATCGTAGGTTACATCGGAAAGAGGGACGTGCAGCCGATTCTAGTGAACGGGCTGAGCAAGCTGGAATATCGCGGATACGACTCCGCGGGCATCGCGGTACTGGAGCCCGGGGGCTTGGAGGTTCGAAAGGCGGAAGGAAGGCTTGCGAATTTGGACGGCAAGCTGAAGACGATGCCCGTGAGGGGAACGATCGGCATCGGCCATACGCGGTGGGCGACGCACGGGGGACCGTCGGACGCGAATTCGCATCCGCATACCGATATGTCGGGAGCTTTCTCCATCGTACATAACGGCATTATCGAAAATTATCTCGAGATCAAGGAGGAGCTCGTGCGCAAGGGCGTCTCGTTCGCCTCCGAGACCGATACGGAAGTGATCGTCCACTTGATCGCCGATTTGTATGACGGCCAACTCGTCTCTACCGTTCGTCGGGTCATTCGCAAGCTTCAAGGCGCGTACTCCTTAGGCGTCATCACGCAGCACGAGCCCGACAAGCTGGTAGCCGTCCGGCAGGCGAGCCCGCTCGTCATCGGCGCCGGCGCAGGAGAAAACTTCATCGCCTCGGATATCTCCGCCATTCTCGAGCATACGAAGGATGTGTATATCCTTGAGGACGGCGACGTAGCGACGCTGACGCTAGACCGCATCGACATCGTGAAGGGCGACACCGGAGAACCGGTCGACCGGAAGCTCCATCGAATCGATTGGGACGAAGAGCAGGTGCAAAAGGGTCCGTACGAGCATTACATGCTGAAGGAAATTCACGAGCAGCCGTTGACGCTGCGAAATACGATGGCCGGCCGCATCGACGGCGGGAATCGGATCGTCTTGCCGGAGATCCCGTTAACGGAACAAGAGCTTCAGAGAATCGAGAAAATGTACATCGTCGCCTGCGGGACCGCTTATCACGCGGGGCTCGTCGGCAAGTTCGCGATCGAGTCGCTCACCCGGATCCCCGTCGAGATCGACATCGCATCCGAATTTCGCTACCGAGACCCGATCGTGTCGGACAACACGCTCGTGATCGTCGTCAGCCAATCCGGCGAGACGGCGGATACGATCGCCGCGCTGCAGGAGAGTCAACGCCGCGGAGCGAAGGTGCTCGCCGTCACGAACGTCGCCGGCAGCACGATCGCGCGCCAAGCGGATTACGTCCTCGCCACGAAGGCGGGACCCGAGATCGCGGTCGCTTCCACGAAGGCGTATACCGCTCAGCTGCTGGCGTTCGAATTGCTGGCGCTGTACTTCGCGCAGACGCTTCGCACGCTGGACGACGAGACGCGGTCGTCTTTGGTCGACGGCATAAAGCAGCTGCCGCACCAGGTGGAGAAGCTGCTTGCGAACGCAGACGAGATCAAGTGGTTCGCGGAGTCGATCCTGGATCGGCGCAGCGTATTTTTCATCGGGCGAGGACTGGATTATGCGGTGGCGCTGGAAGCATCGTTGAAGCTGAAGGAAATTTCGTACATTCATTCCGAAGCGTATGCGGCGGGGGAATTGAAGCACGGCAGCCTCGCGCTGGTCGAGGAGGGAACGCCGGTCATCGCGCTCGTCACGCATCAACAGCTGTTCGAGAAGACGGTCAGCAATATTAAGGAAGCGAAGGCTCGCGGGGCGCGCGTCATGGGCGTGACGGTCGACGGCAACGTGGAGCTGCTCGACAGCGTGGACGAAGCGTGCTTCATTCCTCGGACGCATCAACTGTTCGCGCCGATTCTGGCCGTCGTTCCGATGCAGCTGCTGTCGTATTACACTTCGTTAGCGTTAGGCAACGACATCGATAAGCCAAGAAATTTAGCGAAGAGCGTCACCGTCGAATAA
- a CDS encoding copper amine oxidase N-terminal domain-containing protein, giving the protein MNFRTFVRKRRFALGLLVAAVSLASLIAAFVSNGDRRPPLQKGTWIWDAASVVEQAEDILHFSKRNGVTHIYLYVDRENVSPGEYARFIAQAGKQGIRVEALAGDPSWGWREKREHLQSFLEWVARYNTDVDEEARFSGIHLDIEPYLLPEWETDAPRLLEEWLANLDYAAREARRIGGLEASVDVPFWIHEIEVPGYERFSVGAWMFKRFDTVVLMDYRDRAEGSDGIVAHASAMVDEATSADKAVVVGVEVAPNDEAEKTTFHEEGIETMERELEKTRRHFQNYRGFRGTAVHGFPEWMSRERKGE; this is encoded by the coding sequence GTGAATTTCCGTACGTTCGTTCGAAAACGACGTTTCGCGCTTGGCTTACTCGTTGCCGCCGTTTCGCTCGCTTCGCTGATCGCCGCGTTCGTCTCGAACGGGGACCGGCGCCCTCCCCTGCAGAAGGGGACTTGGATCTGGGACGCGGCGTCCGTCGTCGAGCAAGCGGAAGACATCTTGCATTTTTCGAAACGAAACGGCGTCACCCACATCTACTTGTACGTCGACCGGGAGAACGTTTCGCCGGGCGAGTACGCTCGGTTCATTGCCCAAGCAGGGAAACAAGGCATCCGAGTGGAGGCGTTGGCCGGCGATCCGTCCTGGGGATGGAGGGAGAAGCGGGAGCACCTTCAATCGTTCCTGGAATGGGTCGCCCGCTATAACACCGACGTCGACGAGGAAGCCCGCTTCAGCGGCATTCACTTGGACATCGAACCGTACTTATTGCCCGAATGGGAGACGGACGCGCCGCGCCTCCTCGAGGAATGGCTCGCCAATCTGGATTACGCCGCTCGGGAGGCTCGCCGGATCGGGGGCTTGGAGGCGTCGGTGGACGTACCGTTTTGGATTCATGAAATCGAAGTCCCGGGATACGAACGATTTTCCGTCGGCGCCTGGATGTTCAAGCGGTTCGACACGGTCGTGCTGATGGACTACCGAGATCGCGCGGAAGGGTCCGACGGCATCGTAGCCCACGCGTCCGCGATGGTGGACGAAGCGACGTCGGCGGACAAGGCGGTCGTCGTCGGCGTGGAGGTCGCGCCGAACGACGAGGCCGAGAAGACGACGTTCCATGAAGAAGGAATCGAGACGATGGAACGGGAGCTGGAGAAGACGCGGCGACATTTCCAGAATTACCGCGGCTTCCGGGGAACCGCGGTTCACGGCTTTCCGGAATGGATGTCCCGCGAACGAAAAGGAGAATGA
- a CDS encoding NTP transferase domain-containing protein, whose translation MRTYAIVLAAGKGTRMQSDLPKVLHRVGGKPMIEHLVDKLEHMNVDDIFVVVGYRGELVKAQLGSRVTYVEQREQLGTAHAVRQAAPLLKGKQGQTLVLLGDTPLLKPSTMERLMKLQRYTRCPGVVLTALVDDPTGYGRIVRDPFTGHVASIVEDRDALPEQRRIREVNTGNFCFDNQSLFRALPGIRNRNAQQEYYLTDIVAALRRTGAANERPPLESLTLIDPTEAIGINTRAQLAEAEQALGGLMQAVV comes from the coding sequence ATGAGAACGTATGCGATTGTTTTGGCGGCCGGCAAAGGGACCCGGATGCAATCCGATCTTCCGAAGGTGCTTCACCGCGTCGGCGGCAAACCGATGATCGAACATCTGGTCGATAAGCTGGAACACATGAACGTAGACGACATCTTCGTCGTCGTCGGCTACCGCGGAGAGCTCGTGAAGGCGCAGCTCGGCAGCCGAGTCACGTACGTCGAACAACGCGAGCAGCTCGGAACCGCGCACGCCGTCCGGCAAGCGGCGCCGTTGTTGAAAGGCAAGCAAGGACAGACTCTCGTCCTCTTGGGCGACACGCCGTTGCTCAAGCCTTCGACGATGGAACGATTGATGAAGCTGCAGCGTTATACGCGCTGCCCCGGCGTCGTCTTGACCGCGCTCGTCGACGATCCGACCGGATACGGACGAATCGTCCGCGATCCGTTCACGGGCCATGTCGCCTCGATCGTGGAGGATCGCGACGCGCTTCCCGAGCAGCGCCGGATTCGCGAGGTCAACACCGGCAATTTCTGCTTCGACAATCAGAGTTTATTCCGCGCGCTGCCGGGCATCCGCAATCGGAACGCGCAGCAGGAGTATTACTTAACGGATATCGTCGCCGCCCTGCGGAGGACGGGAGCCGCGAACGAACGGCCGCCGCTCGAGTCGTTGACGTTGATCGACCCGACGGAAGCGATCGGAATCAATACCCGCGCCCAATTGGCGGAAGCGGAACAAGCGCTGGGCGGTCTGATGCAGGCGGTCGTCTAA
- the glmM gene encoding phosphoglucosamine mutase, protein MGTYFGTDGIRGAANTELSPELAFRVGRFGGYVLTREKQDGRPRIVIGKDTRISGDMLEAALVAGLLSIGADVLQAGVIPTPGVAYLTKTYHADAGIMISASHNPLGDNGIKLFGPDGFKLSDRLEAEIEAFLAADSEADRAIGLAPRPVGGDIGTLLSFPEGAQQYISHLRSTARHRLDGLRVVLDCANGAASALAPRLFESLGAETIPLANEPNGLNINEGCGSTHPEFIRNAVLERKAHLGLSFDGDADRLIAVDENGGIVDGDRILYALAQSMGSSGRLRGNTVVTTEMSNFGFGKALQDRGIDVVKCKVGDRYVMERMLGGGYNLGGEPSGHMILLDYATTGDGMLAAVQLLDVMASEGKPLSELAAGMTAYPQLLLNVPVQQKRKLADNENIRKAIRETERRLGGAGRVLVRPSGTEPLVRIMVEGPDERELSAHAERIAETIRRELAYSAV, encoded by the coding sequence ATGGGAACTTATTTCGGAACGGACGGAATCAGAGGCGCGGCGAATACGGAGCTCAGTCCGGAGCTGGCGTTCCGCGTCGGCCGATTCGGCGGGTACGTCCTGACGCGGGAGAAGCAGGACGGACGGCCCAGGATCGTAATCGGTAAAGACACCCGCATCTCGGGCGACATGCTCGAAGCCGCGCTCGTCGCCGGCTTGCTGTCGATCGGCGCGGACGTGCTGCAGGCCGGCGTCATCCCGACGCCGGGGGTCGCGTACTTAACCAAGACGTACCATGCGGACGCGGGCATTATGATTTCCGCATCCCACAATCCGCTCGGGGATAACGGGATCAAGTTGTTCGGCCCGGACGGCTTTAAGCTATCGGATCGGCTCGAGGCCGAGATCGAAGCGTTCCTCGCGGCGGATTCGGAAGCCGATCGGGCCATCGGACTCGCGCCTCGCCCGGTCGGGGGCGACATCGGCACGCTGCTGTCCTTCCCGGAGGGCGCGCAGCAGTATATCTCGCATCTCCGGTCGACGGCTCGGCATCGGCTCGACGGGCTGCGCGTCGTGCTCGATTGCGCGAACGGCGCGGCTTCGGCGCTGGCGCCGCGGTTGTTCGAATCGTTGGGCGCGGAAACGATCCCGTTGGCGAACGAGCCGAACGGCTTAAACATTAACGAGGGCTGCGGGTCTACGCATCCCGAATTCATTCGGAACGCCGTATTGGAGCGGAAGGCGCATCTGGGTCTCTCCTTCGACGGGGATGCCGATCGGTTGATCGCCGTCGACGAGAACGGCGGCATCGTGGACGGCGACCGCATCTTATACGCGCTGGCTCAGTCGATGGGGAGCTCCGGCCGATTGCGCGGGAATACGGTCGTAACGACCGAGATGAGCAATTTCGGGTTCGGGAAGGCGTTGCAGGACCGGGGCATCGACGTGGTCAAGTGCAAGGTGGGCGACCGGTACGTTATGGAACGGATGCTCGGCGGCGGCTACAATCTCGGCGGCGAACCGTCCGGTCATATGATCTTGCTCGATTACGCGACGACCGGAGACGGCATGCTGGCGGCGGTGCAGCTGTTGGATGTCATGGCGTCCGAAGGCAAGCCGTTATCCGAGCTGGCCGCAGGCATGACCGCGTACCCGCAGCTGCTGTTGAACGTCCCGGTGCAGCAGAAGCGCAAGCTCGCGGACAACGAAAACATTCGGAAGGCGATCCGGGAGACGGAGCGCCGGCTGGGCGGCGCCGGGAGAGTGTTGGTCCGTCCTTCGGGCACCGAGCCGCTCGTTCGGATCATGGTCGAAGGACCCGACGAACGGGAGCTGTCGGCGCACGCGGAGCGCATCGCGGAGACGATCCGGCGCGAACTGGCCTACAGCGCGGTGTAG